A genomic stretch from Prionailurus bengalensis isolate Pbe53 chromosome E2, Fcat_Pben_1.1_paternal_pri, whole genome shotgun sequence includes:
- the TGFB1 gene encoding transforming growth factor beta-1 proprotein isoform X1, protein MPPSGLRLLPLLLPLLWLLVLTPGRPAAGLSTCKTIDMELVKRKRIEAIRGQILSKLRLASPPSQGEVPPGPLPEAVLALYNSTRDRVAGESAEPEPEPEADYYAKEVTRVLMVENTNKIYEKVQRTPHSIYMLFNTSELREAVPEPVLLSRAELRLLRLKLKAEQHVELYQKYSNNSWRYLSNRLLAPSDTPEWLSFDVTGVVRQWLSHGGEVEGFRLSAHCSCDSKDNTLQVDINAGFSSSRRGDLATIHGMNRPFLLLMATPLERAQHLHSSRHRRALDTNYCFSSTEKNCCVRQLYIDFRKDLGWKWIHEPKGYHANFCLGPCPYIWSLDTQYSKVLALYNQHNPGASAAPCCVPQALEPLPIVYYVGRKPKVEQLSNMIVRSCKCS, encoded by the exons ATGCCGCCCTCCGGGCTGcggctgctgccgctgctgctgccgctgctgtgGCTACTAGTGCTGACGCCTGGCCGGCCGGCCGCCGGACTGTCCACCTGCAAGACCATCGACATGGAACTGGTGAAGCGGAAGCGCATCGAGGCCATCCGCGGCCAGATCCTGTCCAAGCTGCGGCTCGCCAGCCCCCCGAGCCAGGGGGAGGTGCCGCCCGGCCCGCTGCCCGAGGCTGTGCTGGCCCTTTACAACAGTACCCGCGACCGGGTGGCGGGGGAGAGCGCCGAGCCGGAGCCCGAGCCTGAGGCGGACTACTACGCCAAGGAGGTCACCCGCGTGCTAATGGTGGAAAACACCAACA AAATCTATGAGAAAGTCCAGCGTACCCCGCACAGCATATATATGCTCTTTAACACGTCGGAGCTCCGAGAAGCAGTGCCTGAGCCCGTCTTGCTCTCCCGGGCAGAGTTGCGCCTGCTGAGGCTCAAGTTAAAAGCGGAGCAGCACGTGGAGCTGTACCAG AAATACAGCAATAATTCCTGGCGCTACCTCAGCAACCGGCTGCTGGCGCCCAGTGACACGCCGGAATGGCTGTCCTTTGATGTCACTGGAGTGGTGCGGCAGTGGCTGAGCCATGGAG GGGAAGTAGAGGGCTTTCGCCTCAGTGCCCACTGTTCCTGTGACAGCAAAGATAACACACTGCAAGTGGACATCAACG CAGGGTTCAGTTCCAGCCGCCGAGGTGACCTGGCCACCATTCATGGCATGAACCGGCCTTTTCTGCTCCTCATGGCCACCCCGCTGGAGAGGGCCCAGCACCTGCACAGCTCGCGGCACCGCCGAGCCCTGGACACCAACTACTGCTTCAG ctCCACGGAGAAGAACTGCTGCGTGCGGCAGCTCTATATTGACTTCCGCAAGGATCTGGGCTGGAAGTGGATCCACGAGCCCAAGGGCTACCACGCCAACTTCTGCCTAGGGCCCTGTCCCTACATCTGGAGCCTGGACACGCAGTACAGCAAG GTCCTGGCCCTGTACAACCAGCACAACCCGGGCGCGTCGGCGGCTCCCTGCTGCGTACCGCAGGCGCTGGAGCCCCTGCCCATCGTGTACTACGTGGGCCGCAAGCCCAAGGTGGAGCAGCTGTCCAACATGATCGTGCGCTCCTGCAAGTGCAGctga
- the B9D2 gene encoding B9 domain-containing protein 2: MAEVHVIGQIMGATGFSESSLFCKWGIHTGAAWKLLSGVREGQTQVDTPQVGDMAYWSHPIDLHFATKGLQGWPRLHLQVWSQDSFGRCQLAGYGFCHVPSSPGTHQLDCPTWRPLGSWREQLARAFVGGGPQLLHGDAIYSGADRYRLHTAAGGTVHLELGLLLRHFDRYGVEC, from the exons ATGGCTGAGGTGCACGTGATCGGGCAGATCATGGGGGCCACCGGGTTCTCGGAAAGTAGCCTCTTCTGCAAGTGGGGCATCCACACAG GGGCAGCGTGGAAGCTCCTGTCGGGCGTACGGGAGGGCCAAACACAGGTGGACACCCCCCAAGTAGGGGACATGGCCTACTGGTCCCACCCCATCGACCTGCACTTCGCCACCAAAGGCCTCCAAG GCTGGCCCCGACTCCATCTCCAGGTGTGGTCGCAGGACAGCTTCGGCCGCTGCCAGCTCGCAGGCTACGGCTTTTGCCACGTGCCCAGCAGTCCGGGCACCCACCAGCTGGACTGCCCCACATGGCGGCCCCTGGGCAGCTGGCGGGAGCAGCTGGCACGGGCCTTTGTGGGTGGCGGCCCTCAGCTGCTGCACGGGGACGCCATCTACAGTGGGGCCGACCGCTATCGCCTGCACACGGCCGCCGGTGGCACTGTGCACCTTGAGCTGGGCCTGCTGCTGCGCCACTTCGACCGCTATGGTGTGGAATGCTGA
- the TGFB1 gene encoding transforming growth factor beta-1 proprotein isoform X2 yields MPPSGLRLLPLLLPLLWLLVLTPGRPAAGLSTCKTIDMELVKRKRIEAIRGQILSKLRLASPPSQGEVPPGPLPEAVLALYNSTRDRVAGESAEPEPEPEADYYAKEVTRVLMVENTNKIYEKVQRTPHSIYMLFNTSELREAVPEPVLLSRAELRLLRLKLKAEQHVELYQKYSNNSWRYLSNRLLAPSDTPEWLSFDVTGVVRQWLSHGGEVEGFRLSAHCSCDSKDNTLQVDINGFSSSRRGDLATIHGMNRPFLLLMATPLERAQHLHSSRHRRALDTNYCFSSTEKNCCVRQLYIDFRKDLGWKWIHEPKGYHANFCLGPCPYIWSLDTQYSKVLALYNQHNPGASAAPCCVPQALEPLPIVYYVGRKPKVEQLSNMIVRSCKCS; encoded by the exons ATGCCGCCCTCCGGGCTGcggctgctgccgctgctgctgccgctgctgtgGCTACTAGTGCTGACGCCTGGCCGGCCGGCCGCCGGACTGTCCACCTGCAAGACCATCGACATGGAACTGGTGAAGCGGAAGCGCATCGAGGCCATCCGCGGCCAGATCCTGTCCAAGCTGCGGCTCGCCAGCCCCCCGAGCCAGGGGGAGGTGCCGCCCGGCCCGCTGCCCGAGGCTGTGCTGGCCCTTTACAACAGTACCCGCGACCGGGTGGCGGGGGAGAGCGCCGAGCCGGAGCCCGAGCCTGAGGCGGACTACTACGCCAAGGAGGTCACCCGCGTGCTAATGGTGGAAAACACCAACA AAATCTATGAGAAAGTCCAGCGTACCCCGCACAGCATATATATGCTCTTTAACACGTCGGAGCTCCGAGAAGCAGTGCCTGAGCCCGTCTTGCTCTCCCGGGCAGAGTTGCGCCTGCTGAGGCTCAAGTTAAAAGCGGAGCAGCACGTGGAGCTGTACCAG AAATACAGCAATAATTCCTGGCGCTACCTCAGCAACCGGCTGCTGGCGCCCAGTGACACGCCGGAATGGCTGTCCTTTGATGTCACTGGAGTGGTGCGGCAGTGGCTGAGCCATGGAG GGGAAGTAGAGGGCTTTCGCCTCAGTGCCCACTGTTCCTGTGACAGCAAAGATAACACACTGCAAGTGGACATCAACG GGTTCAGTTCCAGCCGCCGAGGTGACCTGGCCACCATTCATGGCATGAACCGGCCTTTTCTGCTCCTCATGGCCACCCCGCTGGAGAGGGCCCAGCACCTGCACAGCTCGCGGCACCGCCGAGCCCTGGACACCAACTACTGCTTCAG ctCCACGGAGAAGAACTGCTGCGTGCGGCAGCTCTATATTGACTTCCGCAAGGATCTGGGCTGGAAGTGGATCCACGAGCCCAAGGGCTACCACGCCAACTTCTGCCTAGGGCCCTGTCCCTACATCTGGAGCCTGGACACGCAGTACAGCAAG GTCCTGGCCCTGTACAACCAGCACAACCCGGGCGCGTCGGCGGCTCCCTGCTGCGTACCGCAGGCGCTGGAGCCCCTGCCCATCGTGTACTACGTGGGCCGCAAGCCCAAGGTGGAGCAGCTGTCCAACATGATCGTGCGCTCCTGCAAGTGCAGctga
- the CCDC97 gene encoding coiled-coil domain-containing protein 97: METVATTAAAREPDEGCTEPSTGHWGELSWTPVPPRPQDKVKAAEGAPEAPNGGPPGVEDAAVSAMLRAVAASRLPVCSQQQGEPDLTEQEKVAILGQLYHEKPLVFLERFRTSLREEHLACFGHLRGDHRADFYCAEVARQGSARPRTLRTRLRNRRYAALRELIQGGEYFSDEQMRFRAPLLYEQYIGQYLTQEELSARAPAHRPPEPGAPGTACPLSDLLLQSCQERELQQRLLRQQEEEEACLEEEEEEEDSDEEDQSPGKDSEAWVPDSEERLILREEFTSRMHQHFLDGKDGDFDYSTVDDNPDFDNLDIVARDEEERYFDAEEPEEAPSPELDGD, from the exons ATGGAGACCGTGGCGACCACGGCGGCGGCGAGGGAACCCGATGAAG gcTGCACGGAGCCCAGTACTGGGCACTGGGGGGAGCTGAGCTGGACGCCTGTCCCACCCAGACCCCAGGACAAGGTGAAAGCAGCAGAGGGAGCACCGGAGGCCCCGAATGGTGGCCCCCCTGGGGTTGAGGATGCGGCGGTGAGTGCCATGCTGCGTGCCGTGGCCGCCAGCCGCCTGCCCGTGTGCAGCCAGCAGCAGGGCGAGCCTGACCTGACCGAGCAGGAGAAGGTGGCCATCCTGGGCCAGCTGTACCATGAGAAGCCGCTGGTGTTCCTGGAGCGCTTCCGCACGAGCCTCCGTGAGGAGCACCTGGCCTGCTTTGGCCACTTGCGCGGTGACCATCGGGCAGACTTCTACTGTGCCGAGGTGGCCCGGCAGGGCAGCGCCCGACCCCGCACCCTGCGCACCCGCCTGCGTAACCGGCGCTACGCTGCCCTGCGTGAGCTCATCCAAG GTGGCGAGTACTTCAGTGACGAGCAGATGCGGTTCCGGGCCCCGCTGCTGTACGAGCAGTACATTGGGCAGTACCTAACCCAGGAGGAGCTCAGCGCCCGCGCCCCAGCCCACCGGCCTCCTGAGCCCGGCGCCCCCGGCACCGCCTGCCCGCTCTCTGACCTGCTGCTCCAGTCCTGCCAGGAGCGGGAGCTGCAGCAACGGCTGCTCcgacagcaggaggaggaggaggcctgcctggaggaggaagaggaggaagaggacagcGATGAGGAAG ACCAGAGCCCCGGCAAAGACTCAGAGGCCTGGGTCCCTGACTCGGAAGAGAGGCTGATCCTGCGGGAAGAGTTCACCAGCCGGATGCACCAGCACTTCCTGGACGGCAAGGACGGGGACTTTGACTACAG CACTGTGGATGACAACCCCGACTTTGACAACCTAGACATCGTGGCGCGGGATGAGGAGGAGAGGTACTTTGACGCAGAGGAGCCCGAGGAGGcacccagcccagagctggatgGGGACTGA